CAAACCACCGTCAAGGTCCAATTGGTGCGCAGCCCAATCGGTACCAAGCAATCCCACCGCGACACCGTTCGTGGTCTGGGTTTGCGCAAAGTCAACAGCACCAGTGAACTGCAGGATACCCCTGCAGTTCGCGGCATGATCAACAAGATCAGCTACCTGGTCAAAGTACTCTGATCGGAGTGACAGACATGCAACTCAATTCCATCAAGCCTTCTGAAGGCTCCAAGCACGCCAAGCGTCGCGTGGGTCGTGGCATCGGCTCCGGCCTGGGTAAAACCGCTGGCCGTGGCCATAAAGGCCAAAAATCGCGCACCGGCGGCTACCACAAGGTGGGCTTCGAAGGCGGTCAAATGCCTATGCAGCGTCGCTTGCCCAAGCGTGGCTTCAAGTCTGCCCAACTTCAGTTCAATGCCGAAGTGACGCTGACCGACTTGAACGGCTTGGCTGTCGCTGAAATCGACATGCTTGTGTTGAAGCAAGCCGGTCTGGTTGCCAACATTGCCAAGCGCGTCAAAGTCATCAAAACGGGTGAAATCACCCGTGCTGTGACCCTGAAAGACGTGACCGCCACCGCTGGCGCCAAGCAGGCCATCGAAGCTGCTGGTGGCTCGTTGGCTTCTTGATCAAACGCACAAGGTAACCTGTGGCAACTGCATCTCCAACCCTCGCCAAGACAGGCAAGTTCGGCGACCTCAATCGTCGACTGGTGTTCCTGTTGTTGGCACTGGTGGTGTACCGAATTGGCGCACACATTCCGGTGCCTGGTATTGATCCTGCGCAGCTCGAGCAGCTGTTCAAGGGTCAGGCCGGAGGTATTCTGAGCCTGTTCAACATGTTCTCCGGCGGCGCTCTGTCGCGCTTCACGGTGTTCGCGTTGGGCATCATGCCCTACATTTCTGCTTCGATCATCATGCAATTGATGACCTATGTGGTTCCGGCATTCGAGCAGTTGAAGAAAGAGGGTGAAGCTGGGCGTCGAAAGATCACCGCTTACACCCGCTACGGTACGCTGGGGTTGGCTGTATTCCAGGCCACGGGAATTGCTGTTGCGCTGGAAAGTCAGGCCGGGCTGGTCATTGCGCCGGGCATGTGGTTCCGCTTGACCGCGGTGGTCAGTCTTGTTGCCGGTACGATGTTCTTGATGTGGCTTGGTGAACAGATCACCGAGCGCGGTTTGGGCAACGGCATTTCAATCTTGATCTTTGCTGGAATTGCTGCAGGCTTGCCAAACGCCATTGGCGGACTGCTTGAGCTGGTGAGAACCGGCGCCATGAATATTCTGGCAGCGATTGCCATCGTGATTCTGGTGGGTCTGGTGACCTATTTTGTGGTGTTCGTCGAACGTGGGCAACGCAAGATTTTGGTCAACTATGCCCGTCGACAGGTGGGTAATAAGGTGTATGGCGGTCAGTCATCTCACCTTCCGTTGAAGCTGAACATGGCTGGTGTAATCCCACCCATCTTCGCGTCGAGTATCATTCTGCTCCCGACCACTGTGGTGAGTTGGGTCAGTACCGGTGACTCAACCCGTTGGTTGCGTGACATCGCTTCGGCTCTGTCACCAGGTCAGCCAATCTATGTGGCCTTGTATGCGGCCGCCATTATCTTTTTCTGCTTTTTTTACACCGCTTTGGTGTTCAACAGCCGGGAGACGGCAGACAACTTGAAAAAAAGTGGTGCGTTCATCCCAGGCATTCGTCCTGGTGATCAGACCGCTCGCTATATCGACAAGATATTGCTGCGATTGACGATGGTGGGTGCGATCTACATCACAGCAGTGTGTTTGCTGCCAGAGTTCCTGATCTTGAAATACAACGTGCCGTTCTACTTTGGCGGTACTTCTCTGTTGATCATTGTTGTCGTTACGATGGATTTCATGGCCCAGGTGCAGAACTACATGATGTCTCAGCAGTATGAATCGCTGTTGAAAAAGGCCAACTTCAAGTCCTGAAGACTTGGGGTGGCGTAAAGAATTATTGAAATTTCCAGGAGAAAACTATGAGAGTTTCAGCTTCGGTAAAGAAGATGTGCCGCAACTGTAAGGTCATCAAGCGTCATGGCATCGTGCGGGTTATCTGCACGGATCCACGTCACAAGCAGCGTCAAGGCTGATCGGTTAGGACTAGAGGAAAATCATGGCTCGTATTGCAGGCATCAACATTCCGCCGCACAAGCACGCTGAAATCGGCTTGACGGCAATCTTCGGCATTGGCCGCACCCGCGCTCGCAAAATTTGCGAAGCTTGCGGCATTGACTACGCCAAGAAGATCAAAGATCTCGACGACGCAGATCTCGAGAAAATTCGCGATCAAGTCGGCTTGTTCACGATCGAAGGTGATCTGCGCCGCGAGACCACCATGAACATCAAGCGTTTGATGGACATTGGCTGCTACCGCGGGTTCCGTCACCGCCGTGGCCTGCCATTGCGTGGTCAGCGTACGAAGACAAATGCGCGTACGCGCAAGGGCCCGCGCAAGGCGGCCCTGTCGCTGAAGAAATAATCAGATTGAAGGATCTCCATGGCTAAGTCACCCAACAGCGCAGCTTCCGCACGCGTTCGCAAAAAGGTCCGCAAGAACATTGCCGACGGTATTGCTCACGTGCACGCTTCGTTCAACAACACCATCATCACCATCACCGACCGCCAGGGCAACGCTTTGTCTTGGGCTTCATCGGGTGGCCAAGGTTTCAAAGGCTCGCGCAAGTCGACACCTTTTGCCGCACAGGTGGCATCCGAAGTTGCTGGCCGCGCGGCCATCGAGCAAGGTATCAAGAACCTCGACGTCGAGATCAAGGGTCCAGGCCCTGGTCGCGAATCGTCGGTGCGCGCCTTGGGCGCATTGGGCATCCGGATCAACTCCATTGCCGATGTGACGCCTGTTCCGCACAACGGTTGCCGTCCTCAGAAGCGTCGCCGCATCTGATGGATATGGCGTGCTCAAAAGCACGCTATAATCAAAGGCTTTTTCGAGCGCCACCGCAGTTGCCTGCGGTGGCATTTTTTGCTAAGCCCACCGCCGAATCGTTGCTGATCTCGGCTCCTGCAATGGCTGCATTTTTGGGCCGGTTGCGGTAGAACTTAAAAGGAAAACCACGTGGCACGCTACCTCGGCCCCAAGGCCAAACTCTCACGCCGTGAAGGCTCTGACCTGTTGCTCAAGAGCGCCCGTCGTTCGATCAGTGACAAAGCCAAATTTGACTCCAAGCCCGGCCAGCATGGTCGCACTTCCGGTCAGCGTACGTCAGACTTCGGTTTGCAACTGCGCGAAAAACAAAAAGTCAAACGCACTTATGGTGTGCTGGAGCGCCAGTTCCGCCGCTACTTCGCCGAAGCCGATCGCCGCCGTGGCAACACCGGCGCCAACCTCTTGTTCCTGTTGGAAGCACGCCTCGATAACGTCGTGTTCCGCATGGGTTTCGCGTCGACCCGTGCTGAAGCCCGTCAGATCGTCTCGCACAAGGCCATCACTGTGAATGGGCAGTCGGTCAATATCCCTTCCTATCAAGTGAAGGCCGGTGATGTGATCGCCGTGCGCGAGAAGTCCAAGAAACAAGTCCGCGTGATCGAAGCGCTGGAGTTGGCCAAGCAAATTGGTTTCCCTGCCTGGGTTGATGTGGCTGTTGACAAAGCCGAAGGCGTGTTTAAGAAGTCACCTGATCGCGACGAGTTTGCTTCCGACGTCAACGAGTCGTTGATCGTCGAACTGTATTCCCGTTAATTTCGTTCCCGGCAACCCATTGGGGGTCGCCGGGTCGTGCTCCGTCTGCCTTATCGGTGTAACGAGCTGAGGGTAATGAAGGAAGTCTGAATGCTGAACAATCTGCTCAAGCCCAAAACAATCAATGTCGAACAAGTTTCGACGAACCGCGCCAAGGTCACGCTCGAGCCTTTCGAACGTGGCTACGGGCATACCTTGGGCAATGCCCTGCGTCGGGTGCTGCTTTCTTCCATGGTCGGCCATGCGCCAACCGAAGTGACGATTGCCGGGGTTGTACATGAGTACTCCTCTATTGACGGTGTCCAGGAAGACGTCGTCAACATGCTGCTCAACCTCAAAGGTGTGGTGTTCAAACTCCACAACCGCGATGAAGTGACGCTTAGCCTGCGCAAGGATGGCGAAGGGATCGTGACGGCAGCTGACATTCAAACGCCCCACGATGTTGAAATCGTCAATCCAGAACACGTGATTGCCACGCTCTCCGGCGGTGCCAAGTTGGATATGCAGATCAAGGTCGAAAAGGGTCGCGGCTATGTGCCCGGTAGCCTGCGTCGCAATGACGACCAGTCGCGCTCGCTTGGACGCATCGTGTTGGACGCTTCTTTTTCTCCGATCAAGCGCGTCAGCTACACGGTTGAAAGTGCACGCGTCGAGCAGCGCACCGATCTGGACAAGCTTGTTCTGGAAATCGAAACCAATGGTTCGATAGGCCCGGAAGAAGCGGTTCGCGCTTCGGCCAAGATCCTCGTTGAGCAGTTGGCCGTGTTCGCGCAGTTGGAAGGTCTGGAGCTCTCCGCTTTTGATCAGCCGGCTCAACGCAGTTCACAACAGTTCGATCCGATCTTGTTGCGTCCTGTCGACGAGCTTGAGTTGACGGTTCGTTCTGCCAACTGCTTGAAGGCGGAGAACATCTACTACATCGGTGATCTGATCCAACGCACCGAAAACGAGTTGCTCAAGACCCCGAATCTGGGTCGCAAGTCACTCAACGAGATCAAGGAAGTGCTTGCTTCGCGCGGCCTGACCTTGGGTATGAAGCTTGAAAACTGGCCACCAGCTGGCCTGGACAAGCACTGAAACCGATGCGCTCAGTCACCTGAGACTGGGCTCTGACGAACTTGCAGTACCTGATACGGCTGCAGGCAAAAAACTGAAAAGGAAATCAAAATGCGTCACGGACACGGATTACGTAAACTCAACCGCACCAGCGAGCACCGCCTCGCGATGTTGCGCAACATGATGAACTCGCTGCTCACGCACGAAGTCATCAAAACCACAGTGCCCAAGGCCAAGGAGCTGCGCCGCGTTGTGGAGCCCATGATCACTTTGGCCAAGGTCGCC
This region of Hydrogenophaga crassostreae genomic DNA includes:
- the rpmD gene encoding 50S ribosomal protein L30: MTTQTTVKVQLVRSPIGTKQSHRDTVRGLGLRKVNSTSELQDTPAVRGMINKISYLVKVL
- the rplO gene encoding 50S ribosomal protein L15 → MQLNSIKPSEGSKHAKRRVGRGIGSGLGKTAGRGHKGQKSRTGGYHKVGFEGGQMPMQRRLPKRGFKSAQLQFNAEVTLTDLNGLAVAEIDMLVLKQAGLVANIAKRVKVIKTGEITRAVTLKDVTATAGAKQAIEAAGGSLAS
- the secY gene encoding preprotein translocase subunit SecY, encoding MATASPTLAKTGKFGDLNRRLVFLLLALVVYRIGAHIPVPGIDPAQLEQLFKGQAGGILSLFNMFSGGALSRFTVFALGIMPYISASIIMQLMTYVVPAFEQLKKEGEAGRRKITAYTRYGTLGLAVFQATGIAVALESQAGLVIAPGMWFRLTAVVSLVAGTMFLMWLGEQITERGLGNGISILIFAGIAAGLPNAIGGLLELVRTGAMNILAAIAIVILVGLVTYFVVFVERGQRKILVNYARRQVGNKVYGGQSSHLPLKLNMAGVIPPIFASSIILLPTTVVSWVSTGDSTRWLRDIASALSPGQPIYVALYAAAIIFFCFFYTALVFNSRETADNLKKSGAFIPGIRPGDQTARYIDKILLRLTMVGAIYITAVCLLPEFLILKYNVPFYFGGTSLLIIVVVTMDFMAQVQNYMMSQQYESLLKKANFKS
- the rpmJ gene encoding 50S ribosomal protein L36, with protein sequence MRVSASVKKMCRNCKVIKRHGIVRVICTDPRHKQRQG
- the rpsM gene encoding 30S ribosomal protein S13, whose translation is MARIAGINIPPHKHAEIGLTAIFGIGRTRARKICEACGIDYAKKIKDLDDADLEKIRDQVGLFTIEGDLRRETTMNIKRLMDIGCYRGFRHRRGLPLRGQRTKTNARTRKGPRKAALSLKK
- the rpsK gene encoding 30S ribosomal protein S11, with protein sequence MAKSPNSAASARVRKKVRKNIADGIAHVHASFNNTIITITDRQGNALSWASSGGQGFKGSRKSTPFAAQVASEVAGRAAIEQGIKNLDVEIKGPGPGRESSVRALGALGIRINSIADVTPVPHNGCRPQKRRRI
- the rpsD gene encoding 30S ribosomal protein S4, giving the protein MARYLGPKAKLSRREGSDLLLKSARRSISDKAKFDSKPGQHGRTSGQRTSDFGLQLREKQKVKRTYGVLERQFRRYFAEADRRRGNTGANLLFLLEARLDNVVFRMGFASTRAEARQIVSHKAITVNGQSVNIPSYQVKAGDVIAVREKSKKQVRVIEALELAKQIGFPAWVDVAVDKAEGVFKKSPDRDEFASDVNESLIVELYSR
- a CDS encoding DNA-directed RNA polymerase subunit alpha; its protein translation is MLNNLLKPKTINVEQVSTNRAKVTLEPFERGYGHTLGNALRRVLLSSMVGHAPTEVTIAGVVHEYSSIDGVQEDVVNMLLNLKGVVFKLHNRDEVTLSLRKDGEGIVTAADIQTPHDVEIVNPEHVIATLSGGAKLDMQIKVEKGRGYVPGSLRRNDDQSRSLGRIVLDASFSPIKRVSYTVESARVEQRTDLDKLVLEIETNGSIGPEEAVRASAKILVEQLAVFAQLEGLELSAFDQPAQRSSQQFDPILLRPVDELELTVRSANCLKAENIYYIGDLIQRTENELLKTPNLGRKSLNEIKEVLASRGLTLGMKLENWPPAGLDKH